Proteins encoded in a region of the Saccharothrix ecbatanensis genome:
- the pheS gene encoding phenylalanine--tRNA ligase subunit alpha, translating to MSGANDPYDPKQVAALSPEALEAAVAQAREAFAKAADLDELAAVKPSHLGDRSPVLLARREIGALPPAAKSDAGKRVNEAQNAVKLAFEERRARLQTERDERVLRDETVDVTLPWDRVPRGARHPISTLAERIADVFVAMGYEVAEGPELETEWFNFDALNFGKDHPARSMQDTFYVGPADSGLVLRTHTSPVQARVLLDREPPLYVVCPGRTFRTDELDATHTPVFHQVEGLAVDKGLTMAHLKGTLDAFARAMFGEDSKTRLRPSFFPFTEPSAEVDVWFPEKKGGAGWVEWGGCGMVNPNVLRNCGVDPDVYSGFAFGMGLERTLQFRNGLPDMRDMVEGDVRFTQPFGTEA from the coding sequence ATGTCCGGAGCCAACGACCCGTACGACCCCAAGCAGGTCGCGGCGCTCTCCCCGGAAGCGCTCGAAGCGGCGGTCGCGCAGGCTCGTGAGGCGTTCGCGAAGGCGGCCGACCTCGACGAGCTGGCCGCCGTGAAACCGAGCCACCTGGGCGACCGCTCGCCGGTCCTGCTGGCCCGCCGCGAGATCGGCGCGCTGCCGCCGGCCGCCAAGTCGGACGCGGGCAAGAGGGTGAACGAGGCGCAGAACGCGGTCAAGCTCGCGTTCGAGGAGCGCCGCGCCCGGTTGCAGACCGAGCGCGACGAACGGGTGCTGCGCGACGAGACGGTCGACGTCACGCTGCCGTGGGACCGGGTGCCCCGCGGCGCCCGGCACCCGATCTCGACGCTCGCCGAGCGCATCGCCGACGTGTTCGTGGCCATGGGCTACGAGGTCGCCGAGGGCCCGGAGCTGGAGACCGAGTGGTTCAACTTCGACGCGTTGAACTTCGGCAAGGACCACCCGGCGCGCTCCATGCAGGACACGTTCTACGTGGGCCCCGCAGACTCGGGCCTGGTGCTGCGCACGCACACCAGCCCGGTGCAGGCGCGGGTGCTGCTCGACCGCGAGCCGCCCCTCTACGTGGTGTGCCCCGGTCGCACGTTCCGCACCGACGAGCTGGACGCCACCCACACCCCCGTCTTCCACCAGGTCGAAGGCCTGGCCGTGGACAAGGGGCTGACCATGGCGCACCTGAAGGGCACGCTCGACGCGTTCGCCCGCGCCATGTTCGGCGAGGACTCCAAGACCCGCCTGCGGCCGAGCTTCTTCCCGTTCACCGAGCCGTCCGCCGAGGTGGACGTGTGGTTCCCGGAGAAGAAGGGCGGCGCGGGCTGGGTCGAGTGGGGCGGCTGCGGCATGGTCAACCCCAACGTGCTGCGCAACTGCGGCGTCGACCCGGACGTGTACTCGGGGTTCGCGTTCGGCATGGGCCTGGAGCGCACGCTCCAGTTCCGCAACGGTCTGCCCGACATGCGCGACATGGTCGAAGGCGATGTCCGCTTCACCCAGCCATTCGGAACGGAGGCCTGA
- the pheT gene encoding phenylalanine--tRNA ligase subunit beta, which yields MRIPVTWLVENLEFAENPTPDQLAEAFVRIGIEVEDVHQLDGVTGPLVAGRVVEIEELTEFKKPIRYCQVEVGPDQVNGIVCGATNFREGDTVVVALPGAVLPGDFTIAARKTYGRTSDGMICSARELGLGDDHAGIMVLPSGTAQPGDDALELLGLGDTVIEVAPTPDRGYAFSVRGLAREIACAFDVPYRDPGTAEVPEGEGEVLPVHIEDRTACSRFVARRVSGVDPTAPTPWWMRRRLMLAGIRSISLPVDVTNYVMLELGQPLHAFDASSVKGGLVVRRAVAGEKLTTLDEQVRALDPDDIVIADDSGVISLAGVMGGASTEVGTGSTDILLEAANWDPASIARTVRRHKLPSEAAKRFERTVDAALAPVALERAARLLDMFADGSIKPGRTDVGAPTLPEPVTMPIDLPDRVAGVRYARGVTARRLGQIGCQVEVTTGDDGATMVTAVPPTWRTDLTQPADLVEEVLRLEGYDTIPSTLPPAPAGRGLTEQQRRRRTVSRALAENGFVEVKPFPFIAPTVFDALGLPADDVRRNTVTVLNPLESDKHALATTLVPGLLETVQRNLARGQKDLAVYTIAQVTLPRTQQVPVPEVGVGERPSDAQVASLLAALPQQPVHVAAVLAGNREQAGWWGKGRPADWADAVQAARLVGQAYGVELTVVASDLAPWHPGRCAELRVGDWPVGHAGELHPKVVEALGLPKRTVALELDLDAMPLTDDRPAPIVSAYPPVLLDVAVVVSLEVPADQVARVLRGGGGALLEDIRLFDVYTGDQVGEGKRSLAYSLRFRAPDRTLTVEEATAARDAAVAAAAERFGAVLRG from the coding sequence GTGCGCATTCCGGTTACCTGGCTGGTCGAGAACCTGGAGTTCGCCGAGAACCCCACCCCCGACCAGCTCGCCGAGGCGTTCGTGCGGATCGGCATCGAGGTCGAGGACGTCCACCAGCTGGACGGCGTCACGGGCCCGCTCGTGGCGGGTCGCGTGGTGGAGATCGAGGAGCTGACCGAGTTCAAGAAGCCGATCCGCTACTGCCAGGTGGAGGTCGGCCCGGACCAGGTCAACGGCATCGTCTGCGGCGCGACGAACTTCCGCGAGGGCGACACGGTCGTGGTGGCGCTGCCCGGCGCGGTGCTGCCGGGCGACTTCACCATCGCCGCCCGCAAGACCTACGGCAGGACGAGCGACGGCATGATCTGCTCGGCCCGCGAGCTGGGCCTGGGCGACGACCACGCGGGGATCATGGTGCTGCCCAGCGGCACCGCGCAGCCCGGTGACGACGCGCTCGAGCTGCTCGGCCTGGGCGACACGGTGATCGAGGTCGCGCCGACGCCGGACCGCGGTTACGCGTTCTCGGTGCGCGGCCTGGCCCGCGAGATCGCCTGCGCGTTCGACGTGCCCTACCGCGACCCCGGCACGGCCGAGGTGCCCGAGGGCGAGGGCGAGGTGCTGCCCGTCCACATCGAGGACCGGACGGCGTGCTCCCGCTTCGTGGCCCGCCGCGTCAGCGGTGTCGACCCGACCGCGCCCACCCCGTGGTGGATGCGGCGGCGGCTGATGCTGGCCGGGATCCGGTCGATCTCGCTGCCGGTGGACGTCACGAACTACGTGATGCTGGAGCTGGGCCAGCCGCTGCACGCGTTCGACGCGTCGTCGGTCAAGGGCGGCCTGGTGGTGCGGCGCGCGGTGGCCGGCGAGAAGCTGACCACGCTGGACGAGCAGGTCCGCGCGCTGGACCCGGACGACATCGTGATCGCCGACGACAGCGGCGTGATCTCGCTGGCCGGTGTGATGGGCGGCGCGAGCACCGAGGTCGGCACGGGCAGCACGGACATCCTGCTGGAGGCGGCGAACTGGGACCCGGCGTCCATCGCCCGCACCGTGCGGCGGCACAAGCTGCCCAGCGAGGCGGCGAAGCGGTTCGAGCGCACGGTGGACGCGGCGTTGGCGCCGGTCGCGCTGGAGCGCGCGGCACGCCTGCTGGACATGTTCGCCGACGGCAGCATCAAGCCGGGCCGCACGGACGTGGGCGCGCCCACGCTGCCCGAGCCGGTGACGATGCCGATCGACCTGCCCGACCGGGTCGCCGGCGTCCGCTACGCGCGGGGCGTCACGGCCCGTCGGCTGGGCCAGATCGGCTGCCAGGTCGAGGTCACCACCGGCGACGACGGCGCGACCATGGTCACCGCCGTGCCGCCGACGTGGCGCACGGACCTGACCCAGCCCGCCGACCTGGTGGAGGAGGTGCTGCGGCTGGAGGGGTACGACACGATCCCGTCCACGCTGCCGCCCGCCCCGGCCGGTCGCGGGCTGACCGAGCAGCAGCGCCGTCGCCGCACGGTGTCGCGCGCGCTGGCGGAGAACGGGTTCGTCGAGGTCAAGCCGTTCCCGTTCATCGCGCCGACGGTGTTCGACGCGCTCGGGCTGCCCGCGGACGACGTGCGGCGGAACACGGTGACCGTGCTGAACCCGCTGGAGTCGGACAAGCACGCGCTGGCCACCACGCTGGTGCCGGGGCTGCTGGAGACCGTGCAGCGGAACCTGGCGCGCGGCCAGAAGGACCTCGCCGTCTACACGATCGCGCAGGTGACGTTGCCGCGCACGCAGCAGGTGCCGGTGCCCGAGGTGGGCGTGGGCGAGCGGCCGTCGGACGCGCAGGTGGCGTCGTTGCTGGCCGCGTTGCCGCAGCAGCCGGTGCACGTGGCGGCCGTGCTGGCGGGCAACCGCGAGCAGGCCGGTTGGTGGGGCAAGGGCCGTCCGGCGGACTGGGCGGACGCGGTGCAGGCCGCGCGGCTGGTCGGCCAGGCGTACGGGGTGGAGCTGACCGTGGTCGCCTCCGACCTGGCGCCGTGGCACCCGGGCCGGTGCGCGGAGCTGCGCGTCGGTGACTGGCCGGTGGGCCACGCGGGTGAGCTGCACCCGAAGGTCGTGGAAGCGCTGGGCCTGCCGAAGCGGACCGTGGCGCTGGAGCTGGACCTCGACGCGATGCCGTTGACGGACGACCGGCCCGCCCCGATCGTGTCGGCCTACCCGCCGGTGCTGCTGGACGTGGCCGTGGTCGTGTCGCTGGAGGTGCCCGCCGATCAGGTGGCGCGGGTGCTGCGCGGCGGCGGTGGGGCGTTGCTGGAGGACATCCGGCTGTTCGACGTCTACACCGGCGACCAGGTCGGCGAGGGCAAGCGGTCGCTGGCGTACTCGCTGAGGTTCCGCGCGCCCGACCGCACGCTCACCGTGGAGGAGGCGACGGCGGCACGTGACGCGGCCGTGGCCGCCGCGGCGGAGCGCTTCGGCGCGGTGCTGAGAGGCTGA
- a CDS encoding cytochrome P450 has product MAAIPTTPLYMRRIGFDPDPGLAVLREEDGVRRVDSLLGGPAWLVTRIADVRQVLGDPVRFGNSRHHLVPGAPAMTEEELAAMLPGNLLGFDPPEHTRLRRLLMPEFTVRRMRRIEPRIHEIVNDHLDAIEREGPPAELVADFALPIPALVICELLGVPFEDRDDFQSRYTRFFDVSLSMAERYAVQAEAKAYLAELVARARVEPGDDLLGMLVRDESAGLDDRELVGIADLLLLAGHETTANMLGLGVLALLRHPDQLRLLRDEADRVDAAVEELLRWLTVVHTGVPRVTTAEVELGGHTLGPGELVVCSLPAANRDPRLVRDPDGLDITRDAGGHVAFGHGVHHCLGAPLARMEMRIAFPALLRRFPTLRAVEREPEYRAQQVVYGLASLPVTW; this is encoded by the coding sequence ATGGCCGCGATACCGACGACGCCCCTGTACATGCGCCGGATCGGGTTCGACCCCGATCCCGGGCTGGCCGTGCTGCGGGAGGAGGACGGCGTCCGCCGGGTCGATTCGCTGCTGGGCGGGCCGGCGTGGCTGGTCACCCGGATCGCGGACGTCCGGCAGGTTCTCGGCGATCCGGTGCGGTTCGGCAACTCCCGGCACCACCTGGTGCCCGGCGCGCCCGCGATGACCGAGGAGGAACTGGCCGCCATGCTGCCGGGCAACCTGCTCGGGTTCGACCCGCCCGAGCACACCCGGCTGCGCAGGCTGCTGATGCCGGAGTTCACCGTCCGCCGGATGCGCCGGATCGAGCCGCGGATTCACGAGATCGTGAACGACCACCTCGACGCGATCGAGCGCGAGGGGCCGCCCGCCGAGCTGGTCGCCGACTTCGCCCTGCCGATCCCGGCCCTGGTGATCTGCGAGCTGCTCGGCGTGCCGTTCGAGGACCGGGACGACTTCCAGAGCCGGTACACCCGGTTCTTCGACGTGTCGCTGTCCATGGCCGAGCGGTACGCCGTGCAGGCCGAGGCGAAGGCGTACCTGGCCGAGCTGGTCGCGCGGGCGCGGGTCGAACCGGGGGACGACCTGCTGGGCATGCTCGTCCGTGACGAGTCCGCCGGTCTTGACGACCGGGAGCTGGTCGGCATCGCGGACCTGTTGCTGCTGGCCGGCCACGAGACCACGGCCAACATGCTCGGCCTCGGTGTGCTCGCGCTGCTGCGCCACCCGGACCAGTTGCGGCTGCTGCGCGACGAAGCGGACCGCGTCGACGCCGCCGTGGAGGAGCTGCTGCGCTGGCTGACCGTCGTCCACACCGGCGTGCCGAGGGTGACCACCGCGGAGGTCGAGCTGGGCGGTCACACGCTCGGTCCCGGTGAGCTGGTCGTCTGCTCCCTGCCGGCCGCCAACCGCGACCCCCGCTTGGTGCGCGACCCGGATGGGCTGGACATCACCCGTGACGCGGGCGGGCACGTGGCGTTCGGGCACGGCGTGCACCACTGCCTGGGAGCGCCGCTGGCCAGGATGGAGATGCGGATCGCGTTCCCGGCGCTGCTGCGCCGGTTCCCCACGCTCCGGGCCGTGGAGCGGGAACCGGAATACCGGGCGCAGCAGGTCGTCTACGGGCTGGCGTCGCTGCCCGTCACGTGGTGA
- a CDS encoding alpha/beta fold hydrolase, with product MIPNVFHRHVDVDGVRVFYREAGPVAAPTLLLLHGFPSASHQFRRLIDALGDRFHLVAPDYPGFGHSGDLDGPHTFDRLADTVEKFVDAVGLRRFALYAFDFGGPVGFRLAVRRPELITGLVVQNANAYTDGLSENARAFIANDDREVAAGFMTLAFTKSQYEDGATDPALLSPDGWTLDQHFLDLPGRQDIQVDLALDYRSNVARYPEWQEWLRTAKPPTLIVWGRGDAIFTEDGAKAYLRDVPDAELHVFDTGHFALEEKLPEIAPLIAAFLGRLPENA from the coding sequence ATGATCCCCAACGTGTTCCACCGGCATGTGGACGTCGACGGCGTCCGGGTCTTCTACCGCGAAGCCGGCCCGGTCGCCGCGCCCACGCTGCTGCTCCTGCACGGCTTCCCCAGCGCCTCGCACCAGTTCCGCCGGCTGATCGACGCGCTGGGCGACCGCTTCCACCTCGTCGCGCCCGACTACCCGGGCTTCGGCCACAGCGGCGACCTCGACGGCCCGCACACGTTCGACCGCCTCGCCGACACCGTCGAGAAGTTCGTGGACGCGGTCGGCCTGCGCCGGTTCGCCCTCTACGCGTTCGACTTCGGCGGCCCGGTCGGCTTCCGACTGGCCGTGCGACGGCCCGAGCTGATCACCGGCCTGGTCGTGCAGAACGCCAACGCCTACACCGACGGACTGTCCGAGAACGCGCGCGCGTTCATCGCCAACGACGACCGCGAAGTGGCGGCCGGGTTCATGACGCTCGCGTTCACCAAGAGCCAGTACGAGGACGGCGCCACCGACCCGGCGCTGCTCTCCCCCGACGGCTGGACGCTCGACCAGCACTTCCTGGACCTGCCCGGCCGCCAGGACATCCAGGTCGACCTCGCCCTCGACTACCGCTCCAACGTCGCCCGGTACCCGGAGTGGCAGGAGTGGCTGCGCACGGCGAAGCCGCCGACGCTCATCGTCTGGGGCCGCGGTGACGCGATCTTCACCGAGGACGGCGCGAAGGCGTACCTGCGCGACGTGCCCGACGCCGAACTGCACGTGTTCGACACCGGGCACTTCGCGTTGGAGGAGAAGCTGCCGGAGATCGCGCCGCTGATCGCCGCGTTCCTCGGCCGGTTGCCGGAAAACGCCTAG
- the argC gene encoding N-acetyl-gamma-glutamyl-phosphate reductase: MTVRIAVAGASGYAGGEVLRLLLGHPDVEIGALTAGGNAGSKLFAHQPHLLPLADRVLEETTADTLKGHDIVFLALPHGHSAEIAAQLGEDTLVIDCGADHRLTDPVAWDRWYGGTHAGSWPYGLPELPGHRDELRDARRIAVPGCYPTVSSLALAPAMGLVEPEVTVVAVSGTSGAGKSLKANLLGSEVMGSLSAYGVGGAHRHTPEIAQNLSKVAQEQVKVSFTPVLAPLPRGILATCSATLKDGDTDVRAVYEKAYADEPFVHLLPEGHWPTTGAVLGSNAVQLQVAVDRDLDRLVVVAAIDNLAKGTAGAAVQCMNLALGLPETTGLSTVGVAP, translated from the coding sequence ATGACGGTACGCATCGCGGTCGCCGGGGCCAGCGGGTACGCCGGGGGTGAGGTGCTCCGGCTCCTCCTCGGCCACCCGGACGTGGAGATCGGCGCGCTCACCGCCGGCGGCAACGCGGGCAGCAAGCTGTTCGCCCACCAGCCGCACCTGCTGCCGCTGGCCGACCGGGTGCTGGAGGAGACGACCGCCGACACCCTCAAGGGCCACGACATCGTCTTCCTCGCCCTGCCGCACGGCCACTCCGCCGAGATCGCCGCGCAACTCGGCGAAGACACGCTGGTCATCGACTGCGGCGCGGACCACCGGCTCACCGACCCCGTCGCCTGGGACCGATGGTACGGCGGCACGCACGCCGGCAGCTGGCCCTACGGCCTCCCTGAACTCCCCGGCCACCGCGACGAGCTGCGTGACGCCCGCCGGATCGCCGTCCCCGGCTGCTATCCGACCGTGTCCTCGCTGGCCCTGGCCCCCGCGATGGGACTGGTCGAGCCCGAGGTGACGGTGGTGGCGGTCTCCGGCACGTCCGGCGCGGGCAAGTCGCTCAAGGCCAACCTCCTCGGCTCCGAGGTCATGGGCTCGCTCAGCGCGTACGGCGTCGGCGGCGCGCACCGGCACACCCCCGAGATCGCGCAGAACCTGTCCAAGGTCGCCCAGGAGCAGGTCAAGGTCTCGTTCACGCCGGTCCTGGCCCCGCTGCCGCGCGGCATCCTCGCCACCTGCTCGGCGACCCTCAAGGACGGTGACACGGACGTCCGCGCGGTCTACGAGAAGGCGTACGCGGACGAGCCGTTCGTGCACCTGCTGCCCGAAGGCCACTGGCCGACGACGGGCGCGGTGCTCGGCTCGAACGCCGTCCAGCTCCAGGTGGCCGTGGACCGCGACCTGGACCGGCTCGTGGTGGTCGCCGCCATCGACAACCTGGCGAAAGGCACCGCGGGCGCCGCGGTGCAGTGCATGAACCTGGCACTCGGCCTGCCGGAGACCACCGGCCTGTCCACCGTGGGAGTCGCACCGTGA
- the sthA gene encoding Si-specific NAD(P)(+) transhydrogenase, translated as MSEYDYDLVVIGSGPGGQKAAIAGAKLGKRVAIVDRPDMVGGVCVNTGTIPSKTLREAVMYLTGMSQRELYGASYRVKEDITISDLLSRAQHVIGREVQVVRAQLHRNHVDLLSGTARFLDPHTIAVDGAHRGEHHAVSGEKIVIATGTRPARPSQVDFDEERVLDSDEVLALEEIPASLVVVGAGVIGIEYASMFAALGSRVTVVEQRDRMLDFCDPEIVESLKFHLRDLAVTFRFGEKVVNVDVSESGTVTTLASGKRIPAAAVMYSAGRQGNTEALDLQLAGLEADNRGRLSVDEHYRTPVEHIYAVGDVIGFPALAATSMDQGRLAAYHAFGEKARELSALQPIGIYTIPEISYCGATEAELTSSAVPYEVGLARYRELARGSIVGDAYGMLKLLVSTVDRKLLGVHLFGTGATDLVHIGQAVMACGGTVDYLVDTVFNYPTLSEAYKVAALDATNKIRALERFGA; from the coding sequence ATGAGCGAGTACGACTACGACCTGGTCGTCATCGGGTCCGGCCCCGGCGGGCAGAAGGCCGCCATCGCGGGCGCCAAGCTCGGCAAGCGGGTCGCGATCGTGGACCGGCCGGACATGGTGGGCGGCGTGTGCGTCAACACCGGCACCATCCCGTCGAAGACGCTGCGCGAGGCGGTGATGTACCTGACCGGGATGAGCCAGCGCGAGCTGTACGGCGCGAGCTACCGGGTCAAGGAGGACATCACCATCTCCGACCTGCTCTCCCGCGCGCAGCACGTGATCGGCCGCGAGGTCCAGGTCGTGCGCGCGCAGCTGCACCGCAACCACGTCGACCTGCTCAGCGGCACCGCCCGGTTCCTCGACCCGCACACGATCGCCGTGGACGGCGCGCACCGCGGCGAGCACCACGCGGTCAGCGGCGAGAAGATCGTGATCGCCACCGGCACCCGTCCCGCCCGGCCCAGCCAGGTGGACTTCGACGAGGAGCGGGTCCTCGACTCGGACGAGGTGCTGGCGCTGGAGGAGATCCCGGCGTCCCTCGTCGTGGTCGGCGCGGGCGTGATCGGCATCGAATACGCGTCCATGTTCGCCGCGCTGGGCAGCCGGGTGACGGTGGTCGAGCAGCGCGACCGGATGCTCGACTTCTGCGACCCGGAGATCGTTGAGTCGCTGAAGTTCCACCTGCGCGACCTCGCGGTGACGTTCCGGTTCGGCGAGAAGGTCGTCAACGTCGACGTGTCCGAGTCCGGCACGGTGACCACGCTGGCCAGCGGCAAGCGCATCCCGGCCGCCGCGGTGATGTACTCGGCGGGACGGCAGGGCAACACCGAGGCGCTGGACCTCCAGCTCGCGGGCCTGGAGGCGGACAACCGCGGCCGGCTGTCCGTGGACGAGCACTACCGCACGCCCGTCGAGCACATCTACGCGGTCGGCGACGTCATCGGCTTCCCGGCGCTGGCCGCCACGTCGATGGACCAGGGCCGCCTCGCCGCGTACCACGCGTTCGGCGAGAAGGCGCGTGAGCTGTCCGCGCTCCAGCCGATCGGGATCTACACCATCCCGGAGATCTCCTACTGCGGCGCCACGGAAGCCGAGCTGACGTCGTCCGCCGTGCCGTACGAGGTGGGCCTGGCGCGGTACCGGGAGCTGGCCCGCGGCTCGATCGTCGGCGACGCCTACGGGATGCTCAAGCTGCTCGTGTCCACTGTGGACCGCAAGCTGCTGGGCGTGCACCTGTTCGGCACCGGCGCGACCGACCTCGTCCACATCGGGCAGGCGGTCATGGCGTGCGGCGGCACGGTGGACTACCTGGTGGACACCGTCTTCAACTACCCGACGCTGTCCGAGGCGTACAAGGTGGCCGCGCTGGACGCCACGAACAAGATCCGCGCCCTGGAGCGCTTCGGCGCCTAG
- a CDS encoding HAD family hydrolase, whose translation MSDRLRAVIFDWRGTLVLAPTFRGWVAEALRRIGRDVGQTAEVIGRLDVRRLDAPGMDTDADLHRETCHAAFRAAGFDRELADSLYAVECDLAFNPFAVDAAPTLRKLHEHGVRIGVLSDIHFDIRPAFEGLPVDSFVLSFEHGLVKPDPAIFRLALDELGAAPEETLMVGDRSTRDGAGVEAGMPTLLVPPLRHVDDARLHLVTALLESNG comes from the coding sequence ATGTCGGACCGGCTGCGGGCCGTGATCTTCGACTGGCGGGGCACGTTGGTGCTCGCGCCGACCTTCCGGGGATGGGTGGCGGAGGCGTTGCGGCGGATCGGGCGCGACGTCGGGCAGACCGCCGAGGTGATCGGGAGGCTGGACGTGCGCCGACTGGACGCGCCGGGCATGGACACCGACGCCGACCTGCACCGGGAGACGTGTCACGCGGCATTCCGGGCGGCCGGGTTCGATCGGGAGCTGGCCGACTCGCTGTACGCGGTGGAGTGCGACCTGGCGTTCAACCCGTTCGCGGTGGACGCCGCGCCGACGTTGCGGAAGCTGCACGAGCACGGCGTGCGGATCGGGGTGCTGAGCGACATCCACTTCGACATCCGACCGGCGTTCGAAGGTCTGCCGGTCGACTCGTTCGTGTTGTCGTTCGAGCACGGTCTGGTGAAGCCCGATCCGGCGATCTTCCGGCTCGCGCTGGACGAACTCGGCGCCGCGCCGGAGGAGACCTTGATGGTCGGCGACCGCTCCACCCGCGACGGGGCGGGCGTGGAGGCCGGGATGCCGACGCTCCTCGTCCCTCCCCTGCGGCACGTCGACGACGCGCGACTGCACCTCGTCACCGCACTACTCGAATCTAATGGTTGA